The region TTGCCCGCCGCATAGTCTGCGGCGGGCAGTTTCCTTGAATTCCGCACGGAGAGGAGAACGGAAGGGAAATGCAGCGACACAAAGCGAGAGCTGGAATACTGTCGGCCATTTTTATGGGATTGGGACAAATATATAACCGCCAATTCATCAAAGGGCTTATGTTCATAGCTGTAGAAGCTGTGGCACTTATCTATTTCATTAGCAATCTGGGAAGAGCCTTCTGGGGGATCACCACACTCGGGGAATCGCCAAGCCGTCTGGAAAAGGTCAAGGGGATTGCCAAAATGGTTCCCGGGGACCATTCCATCGTCATTCTGATTGAAAGCCTGATTACCCTGCTGTTCTTTGTGTTATTCCTGATTGTCTGGTACATGAATATTAGGGATGCCTATAAAATCGGAGCAGAACGCGAAAACGGCCGTCCATCGCATACATTTAAACAATCCGTACGTTATATTCTGGATTATAAATTCGCCCAGAGCTTCCTGTTGCTCCCGGGACTTGGGATTCTGTTCTTCACCATTATGCCGATCATCTTTATGATCATGCTGGCCTTTACCAACTATGCTGCACCGAACCACATTCCTCCGGCAAAGCTTGTAGACTGGGTTGGATTCGAGACCTTCCGCAATCTGCTGGTGCTGAAATCATGGAGCCATACCTTTTACGGTGTACTTACCTGGACGATTATCTGGGCGGTTCTTTCGACTGTAACTACTTATTTCGGCGGGATGCTGGTTGCCCTGCTGATTAACCAAAAAGGTATCCGCTTCAAGGGCATGTGGAGAATGCTCCTGATCATTCCTTACGCCATTCCGCAGATGATCTCGCTCCTCTTGATGCGCAACCTGTTCAACGGGCAGTTCGGCCCGATCAACCAGTACCTGGGTTACTTCGGACTAGGCGGCCTGCCTTGGCTGACTGATCCGTTCTGGGCTAAAGTGACAGTTATTGTCGTGAACATGTGGGTGGGTATCCCGGTATCCATGCTGCTGATTATGGGAGTGCTGACTACCATTCCGCGCGATATGTATGAGGCGGCTGAGGTGGACGGTGCGACCAATTATCAGAAATTCCGCATCGTCACCCTGCCGATGATTCTGTTCTCTACCGCGCCTACACTGATTATGCAGTTCGCCGGTAACATCAACAACTTCAATGCGATCTTCCTGCTGACGGGAGGGAACCCGGTGAACGGGAACTACCAGTATGCGGGTTCAACGGATCTGCTCGTTACCTGGCTGTATAAGCTGACGCTGGATCAGAACAAGAATAATATGGCGTCTGCAATCGGCATCATCCTGTTCATCATTGTTGCCGGGTTCTCCCTGTACAATTACCGCCGGACCAAATCGTTCCAAGAGGAGGACATGATTCAATGATCATCGGACGCAAGGCAGCGAATTTTATTCGTCTCTTCTTAAGCTATATCGTTCTTGTTGCACTGGCGGTTGCTGCAATCTATCCGGCACTCTGGATTCTGCTTGCATCGTTCCGTCCGGGTAAATCCCTGTACAGCAAGACGCTGATTCCTGAGACATTCACTCTCGCCCACTATAAGGAGCTGTTCACCTCACCGGTCTATATGTTTGGCACCTGGTATGGGAATACGCTTAAGATTGCGGTGTTCTCGATGCTGATCGGGGTCGTGCTGACGCTGTTGACCAGCTATGCCTTATCCCGGTTCCGGTTCAAAAGCCGTAAGACTACCATGTCCACACTGCTGATTCTCGGGATGTTCCCGGGCTTCATGAGCATGATTGCCATCTATCTGCTGCTGAAGGAGTTCAATCTGCTGGATACCCATCTGGCGCTGATTATCGTCTATGCGGCCGGAGCGCCGCTTGGTGGAACGCTGATTGCCAAGGGCTTCCTGGACACGATTCCGCGTTCGCTGGACGAAGCCGCACGGATTGACGGGGCGAGCAACTTCGGGATTTTCACCCGGATTATCCTGCCGTTGTCCCGTCCAATGATCACCTATATAGCGCTGACCCTGTTTGTCGGCCCGTGGGTGGATTTCATCTTCGCCAAGCTGATTCTGCGGACCAAGGAGAACTGGACGGTTGCCGTGGGGATGTGGGATATGGTCAATACGATGCAGAATTCCAACTTCACGCTGTTTGCGGCGGGTGCCGTGCTGATCTCCGTACCGATTATGATTCTGTTCGGCTTCCTGCAGCGCCTGCTGGTTGACGGGCTGACGGCGGGGGCAAGCAAGGGATAGGAAATAGCAATTAGACAATGTATGTACGAATAACGGGTGCGGCCTTGAAGCAGTTCTGAGGGGCTGCACCTTTCTTTTGTGGAGAAATCGTGATCTGGATGATAAGGGGAGAATGTAATGCGGCAGCGGCGATTCATTAATTTCAGCTCGGTTGGCGTCAAGTTATTCGTAATTCTGTTCTGTACTATTGTCCTGTTGTCCTCCGTTCTGGGCTTAACCTCCTATTATGCGGCAAAAGGGATCATTACCGATGAGGTGGCAGCTGCCTCCTCACAGTCCATTGTCCAGGCGGCGGACAAGCTGGATTTCCTGTTCGCTGAATATGAAGCGCTCTCCAGGCAATTCGCTGTAGATCCGGCGCTAAAGGCTGACATGGAGACGGTTAATCTTCCAACCGCCGGTACGGTTGCGCGGGCGGCCGCAGAGGACCGGATACGCCGCAAGCTGGACTCCGTGAGAGGATCGGATGAGCGGCTGCTGGGTGTCCGGCTGGTCGCAAGAAGCATGGTGGACGCCGAATCCTACAAATCGACGGGGATTAGCGGTGTACGAAGTGATGAGGGCATCCTTGCACGGATGAAGGAGATCGATAACGCTAAAGGCAATCCCGTCTGGTTCCCTGTCCGGGCTAAAGGCTTCTTCGATGCGTACAGCCAGTCCGCTATGACGATGGGCCGTCTGCTGCGGAATATTCAGAACCCGGCGGCAGAGTATTACATGCTAATCGAGGTGAAGGGCCAGGCGCTGACGGATGTGCTGTCCAACCTGCATATCGGGCTGAGTGGGGAGATCCGCATCCTCGATTCTTCGGGCCGGGTTGCCTACAGTGCTGACGATGCACTGCTCGGGCAGGCTTCTTACATACATACCGGAGAGTTGAAGGCCGGAGCACAGACCGGAGTGCAGAAGAAGGAGGAGCAGAAGCTGCCTGCGGCGGGGAAGAGTGAGGAGCCGGATCTGACCGGGAAACGGGAGAGTGAGGGACAAGAGCCGGCCGGAGCACGCCAGGGGGATGACGGGAAGCGGTCCTTCACGGCCGGGGATGAGCAAGGGAGTCCGCAGCTTGTAGTCTACCAGCCGCTGAGTACGGCGGACTGGACGCTGATGGGTTACGCTCCGGTGAGTGATTTCACCCGATCGGCCGACCGGCTGCTCTATATTACCTTGCTGGTAGTCTTGGCTGCCGCTCTAATTGGTCTGGTCATCGGCTATGTCCTGGTGCGGCTGATCGGCCGACCGCTCGGCAAGCTGGCCCGGCTGATGGAAGAGGGTGAACGGGGCAATCTGCAGGTACGGACCAGCTTCAAGGGTCAGGATGAGATCGGGCGGCTGGGCTACAGCTTCAACCGGATGATGGAGCAGATCTCCCGGCTGGCCGGGCAGAGCAGCAACTCGGCTGCGGAGGTATTAGCGACCTCAGAGCAGCTCGTTGCCGCTTCCGGTGCGATTAGCGGTCAGGCCAGTGAGGTCGCAACGGCTACCGGCGAAATCGCCGGGGGAGCGGCCAGTCTGGCAGCCGAGGCCGAGAGCAGCAATGCCAAAGTAGAGCTGATGGGCGGCAAGACTAGCGAAGTAGCAGAGAACAATGCAGTTATGGCTGCATCCGCAGAGAAGGTGATGGAGGTCAGTGACCAGGGAGCGGAGCGGATGAAGAAGCTGGTATCGCAGAGCGAGGGTGTGCTGAAGCTGATGGACCTGATTCAAGAGAATTCAGCCATGCTGCGCGACAGCACGGTGCTGATCCGCAGCATCCTCTCCCCGATGATTGCGATGAATAAGCAGACGAATATTCTGGCGCTGAACGCATCGATTGAAGCCGTGCGCGCCGGTGCCGCCGGGAGAGGCTTCATTGTCATTGCCAATGAGATCAGAGGGCTGGCCAATCAATCGAGCGAGTCGATTGCCTCCGTCTCCCGGATTACCGAGGAGATCAGCGGCCATATCGAGAATACGGTCAAGGTTGTGAGTGAGGCTGCGCCGATGTTTGACAGCCAGCTGGCCTCGGTCCGGGAATCCTCGCTCATCTTCGGGAGTGTAAGGGCCGAGATGGAGGTGTTCAGCGGAGTTCTGAACCAATCCTCGGCGGCAGTCTCCGAACTGGCTGAATACCAGCAGCAGCTGGGACAATCCATGGCGAGTGTGATTTCGGTAGTGCAGCAGACCAGCGCCTCTACGGAAGAGGTAGCGTCTATGTCCTCACAGCAATTCACGGTCAGCAGGGAGCTGGTCGCCCTGTCGCACAGGCTGGAGGAGCTGGCGGAGCAGCTGAAGCAGTCGATGATTTCTTTTCAGGGCTAAAGGGACAAAAGGATAAGGGGAGCGGGTGAGGAAGCATATTGCGGGGGCCTGCGCTTTTCTATAAGATGGATGAGGTTAGATGCAGGATATCCTGAATACTGAAGGTGATGTCATGGACAAGCATTTATTTCTGAACGGGGGCGGTCCGCCGTTTACCCGTGGACTGGCACGGAGGTTCGTAAGCACGATGACAGCAGCCGCAGAGCCTGTCGCTGTGTTATTTGAAGAAGGGGAAGACTGGCCGGACTATATGGCTGCTTGCATGCAGCCGCTGGCTGACGCGGGGATAGCCGAATTCTGTTATCTGCCGCTGAAATCGACTCAGGTGAGTACTGCTATAGAGAGTCTCAGGACCTGCGGCGGGATCGTCATCGGGGGCGGGGATACGGATCTGTATGCCGACCTCATTGTGGATACCCCTATCGGCGAGGAGATCCGGCAGCGTTATGAGTCCGGAATACCGGTTGCGGGATTCTCCGCAGGAGCCTTGATTAGCCCGGAGCGCTGCGTAATTTCCGCCAAGGATAATGAGAGCAGACAATTCAAACACCGCAAGGGACTCAATCTGATTCCGGAGCTGCTGCTATCCGTTCATTTCACCCAGTGGGATGAGGAGGAGCATTTACGGACAGCGGTCCGTACCCTCGGCGAGCTGCCGAATTACGGCATTGACGAAGAGACCGGCATCTACCTGCTGAATGGACAGCCCGAAGAGATAGAGGGCGGCGGGATGTATAGTCTGGTGAATGGAATATTGACAAGAATCCACTGAGGATGATGAACGGGAGCAGAGGGCGCGGGCCTTCTGCTCTTTTTTTTGCGCCGGGAAGCCTGGGTATGTAGGGCGTAAGCAGGCTAGGAAGCGGTGGGCGGAATGTAATCGGAAAACCGATCACAATCGGTTGGCGAGAGGTGCCTGGGCGGAATGTAATCGGAAAACCGATCACAATCGGTTGGCGAGAGGTGCGTGGGCGGAATGTAATCGAAAAACCGATCACAATTGGCTGGCGAGGGGTACGTGGACGGAATGTAATCGGAAAACCGATCACAATTGGCTGGCGAGAGGTGCGTGGGCGGAATGTAATCGGAAAACCGATCACAATCAGCTGGCGAGAGGTGCGTGGGCCGGAGCGTAGACTTGTGGATGGTAGAGGGGGTCACCCCGCTGCTTGTCCTGCCTTCGCTCAAGCGATACACTTGTGCTATCGATACTGGGAGAGGGGAGGCGGGCGGCGTGGCGGAGATGAACGGAAGTCTTTTTGCGCAGGGATTGCTGGAGCGGGATTACAGTCCGCACTTTCTGGCTTACTATTACAAGCAATGGAGCAATTACACGATGGCTTACCATCATCACAATTCTACGGAGATCATGTATCTTATCTCTGGCAGCTGTGTGGTGGAGGTACGGGATGAAACGGGCGGCGATACACCCTTCCGGCTGAAGCGGGGAGAGATGATTCTGCTGGATGCGGAGGTGCCGCACCGGCTGATCGTGGAGGAGGGCTCCTCGTGCCGGATGTTGAATGTGGAATTTGCTTTTACCGAATACGGGGGCGTAGTTCCTTCCATCGGCAGCTTGGCCCGGGAGGAGGAGGTGCTGGCAGAGCTGCTGCGGCATCCGTTCGACAGTCTGGTGTTGTCAGATCAGGAGGAGGTGTTCCATGTGCTAAAAGCGCTGGTGCTGGAGCTGGATCAACGCGGGCGGAAGGGGAGCAGCATGGTGCATCTGCTTTTCGCGGAGCTGCTGCTGCGTCTGGCACGGCTGCGCATGGAGTCGCTCCCGTCCAGCCAGCAGCCTTCACAGCTCTACGTGCGGCGGGCCATCGAGTTCCTGCACCAGAATTATGACCGGAGCATCCAGGTTAAGGAAGTCGCGCTCTCTGTGAATGTTCACCCGGGCTATCTGCACCGTATCTTCCGGACGCATACTGGGCAGACCCTGACGGACTACCTGAACCAGTTGCGTATGGAGAAGGCGAGGATGCTGCTGGGACAGGGCGAGATTCCGGTAGCAGAGATTGCCGACTATGTGGGGATCAGCAGCAGGCAGTATTTTCATCTGCTATTCAAGAAGTATTCAGGCTGCACTCCTATCGAATACCGCAACTCTATCGAACGCCATTATTGGAGTGAAGAATAGCTGCGTGTCCATTCCGGGCTTGTTATTCTGCACGTAAGGTTAGGATTGTTGACAGGTTATCTGCAAAATGGTCATGATATTGGTTACGCTTCCGGCAGCCTCCTTGCTACAATGAACAGGAGTCAATAATTCATTGCCGGAGGATGATTATTATGTCTTTTAAAGTAACCTTTATCGGGGCAGGCAGTATCGGTTTCACCCGCGGACTGC is a window of Paenibacillus sp. FSL H3-0469 DNA encoding:
- a CDS encoding ABC transporter permease subunit, with amino-acid sequence MQRHKARAGILSAIFMGLGQIYNRQFIKGLMFIAVEAVALIYFISNLGRAFWGITTLGESPSRLEKVKGIAKMVPGDHSIVILIESLITLLFFVLFLIVWYMNIRDAYKIGAERENGRPSHTFKQSVRYILDYKFAQSFLLLPGLGILFFTIMPIIFMIMLAFTNYAAPNHIPPAKLVDWVGFETFRNLLVLKSWSHTFYGVLTWTIIWAVLSTVTTYFGGMLVALLINQKGIRFKGMWRMLLIIPYAIPQMISLLLMRNLFNGQFGPINQYLGYFGLGGLPWLTDPFWAKVTVIVVNMWVGIPVSMLLIMGVLTTIPRDMYEAAEVDGATNYQKFRIVTLPMILFSTAPTLIMQFAGNINNFNAIFLLTGGNPVNGNYQYAGSTDLLVTWLYKLTLDQNKNNMASAIGIILFIIVAGFSLYNYRRTKSFQEEDMIQ
- a CDS encoding sugar ABC transporter permease, which produces MIIGRKAANFIRLFLSYIVLVALAVAAIYPALWILLASFRPGKSLYSKTLIPETFTLAHYKELFTSPVYMFGTWYGNTLKIAVFSMLIGVVLTLLTSYALSRFRFKSRKTTMSTLLILGMFPGFMSMIAIYLLLKEFNLLDTHLALIIVYAAGAPLGGTLIAKGFLDTIPRSLDEAARIDGASNFGIFTRIILPLSRPMITYIALTLFVGPWVDFIFAKLILRTKENWTVAVGMWDMVNTMQNSNFTLFAAGAVLISVPIMILFGFLQRLLVDGLTAGASKG
- a CDS encoding methyl-accepting chemotaxis protein, whose protein sequence is MRQRRFINFSSVGVKLFVILFCTIVLLSSVLGLTSYYAAKGIITDEVAAASSQSIVQAADKLDFLFAEYEALSRQFAVDPALKADMETVNLPTAGTVARAAAEDRIRRKLDSVRGSDERLLGVRLVARSMVDAESYKSTGISGVRSDEGILARMKEIDNAKGNPVWFPVRAKGFFDAYSQSAMTMGRLLRNIQNPAAEYYMLIEVKGQALTDVLSNLHIGLSGEIRILDSSGRVAYSADDALLGQASYIHTGELKAGAQTGVQKKEEQKLPAAGKSEEPDLTGKRESEGQEPAGARQGDDGKRSFTAGDEQGSPQLVVYQPLSTADWTLMGYAPVSDFTRSADRLLYITLLVVLAAALIGLVIGYVLVRLIGRPLGKLARLMEEGERGNLQVRTSFKGQDEIGRLGYSFNRMMEQISRLAGQSSNSAAEVLATSEQLVAASGAISGQASEVATATGEIAGGAASLAAEAESSNAKVELMGGKTSEVAENNAVMAASAEKVMEVSDQGAERMKKLVSQSEGVLKLMDLIQENSAMLRDSTVLIRSILSPMIAMNKQTNILALNASIEAVRAGAAGRGFIVIANEIRGLANQSSESIASVSRITEEISGHIENTVKVVSEAAPMFDSQLASVRESSLIFGSVRAEMEVFSGVLNQSSAAVSELAEYQQQLGQSMASVISVVQQTSASTEEVASMSSQQFTVSRELVALSHRLEELAEQLKQSMISFQG
- a CDS encoding Type 1 glutamine amidotransferase-like domain-containing protein, translated to MDKHLFLNGGGPPFTRGLARRFVSTMTAAAEPVAVLFEEGEDWPDYMAACMQPLADAGIAEFCYLPLKSTQVSTAIESLRTCGGIVIGGGDTDLYADLIVDTPIGEEIRQRYESGIPVAGFSAGALISPERCVISAKDNESRQFKHRKGLNLIPELLLSVHFTQWDEEEHLRTAVRTLGELPNYGIDEETGIYLLNGQPEEIEGGGMYSLVNGILTRIH
- a CDS encoding AraC family transcriptional regulator, encoding MNGSLFAQGLLERDYSPHFLAYYYKQWSNYTMAYHHHNSTEIMYLISGSCVVEVRDETGGDTPFRLKRGEMILLDAEVPHRLIVEEGSSCRMLNVEFAFTEYGGVVPSIGSLAREEEVLAELLRHPFDSLVLSDQEEVFHVLKALVLELDQRGRKGSSMVHLLFAELLLRLARLRMESLPSSQQPSQLYVRRAIEFLHQNYDRSIQVKEVALSVNVHPGYLHRIFRTHTGQTLTDYLNQLRMEKARMLLGQGEIPVAEIADYVGISSRQYFHLLFKKYSGCTPIEYRNSIERHYWSEE